TGCAGGGTTTTGCCAAAGGGTTTCCTAGTAGATGACGAACCTTTAAATGATACAAGTTTTGGCATCTGAAACTGCAAGACGACACAGGTATCCCAGCTCCAGAAATGATTGGGAGTCCATCCTTGCTGCAGAGTTAAACCCGGCTATTAGGTGGGGTTGGCCTTATCCTGACTCCCATTCACACCCACACCTCAGCTTTACCCCTGAGCTAGCTGGCCCGTCCTGGGCTATAGGCTAACGCATGAACATGGCTTACCTTTGGGCTGGcaacctgcccactttgcagtgaggattcAGGTTAAACCACTCAAGTGCTGACAGTCCTCCGATGCCTTCTCACAATTCCCccgtgtgcccagaaggacagacaagttctcccacaattcactagGAAAGAATCACAGAGCATCATATCATGCTGCAGCGCTACGAGCCCCCAGAAGTTCCTGAGCTAATATGGATGAGCACAGCAACTGTGTGGACGCAGTCGAATCCGGATTTGCAGTGTGACAACTCACACCCTGACTAGGGCAACCCCCGTACTCAGACCCGAGTGCTGGTCACCCCAGTGCTGGTCACCCCAGTTAATTGTGCAGTGAGGACATTCCCCTCTGTTGACTGTGGGAAATTCTTGGATTATAAAAGCACCAAGTACTGACTAAAAATCCATGGCAATTCATATTTAGGATGATAGAAAGATCATGTGATCTAGAAGGGTAAGGAAGGAATGAAGAGGCATCAGTTAATTTCCACTTTGCTGGAAATGAAGACCTCATGACCTTTGCCAAACCTCACAATCATTTTGGCATTGTAGAAGGGATGCAGTTAACTCTCTTTACCATGAAGGATAATATCTACTGTTAAGTATCAATGTCACCGATAAAAGAAAGAGGTGAAACTAAGAACATGCAAAAGATATATATGCCAGAAAGAAATGTCAGTGGATTGTTAATAAAAAGAGAGACTAAAAGTAGATAACGCTTCCCACAAACCCTTAAACACAACTTTTAATAGCATTCAAAATAGATTCTACATTTACAAAAAAGAAGATCTAGGAAATTCAACAACAACAGTTAACTTACACTGAAGTCTATAAATGCAATTGAAGGGAAGATGTACCACTGAACACGATATACACTTCAAACAACCCAACGCTAAAGTGTATGGAATCACAAATGATGATTCCAAAAGCAATTCTGACACCTTAATGCTGAACAATCCCCCGCAGCCTTAACTCCACCTTAAACAAAATCCATCAGTACACACGTAGGAAGATTTCAATTCTGTAATTTCCACATAAACTTTAACCCTGGCTTTCAAACTATCACAATCAACACAGATCACTCATTCACATAGCTTTTCCTAAACATTACAGAAAAACGGCAGAGACTCTAAAGAACCGGTGTAACTGATTCTCTACATAAAGTGTATTTTGCACTACCTTTGTCTTCTGGATCATCATAAGATACAACCTCATGTAGAGTGTATTACCTCAGTCAATCTCAAGGAGACAAAAGCATGACCAACTGTAGCAAGATACACATCCAAAAGAAATAGctaagtattatcatccccattttacagattaggaaGCTGAGGCATAGGGAAGTTAAAAGGGGACTAGCTCTAGGCCATGTTGGCAGAGTTTGGAGTAGAACATAAAATTACTGTCTCCTAGGACAGTACAGTAATCACCAGAACATACTTTCAACAATGAATGATGCAGAGAAGGTGAGTCAAGTGGCCTCATTTTCCACCCCTTGACAcaagaaaataataatttgataGTATTAAAAGGCAACAGTTTTAAAATGGACAAAAGGAAGCCACATGTTACACAATGTGTAAGTATcccatggaactcactgctggaagacattaatgcaaatttcagagtaacagccgtgttagtctgtattcgtaaaaagaaaaggaggacttgtggcaccttagagactaaccaatttatttgagcataagctttcgtgagctacagctcacttcatcggatgcgaaaagtatgcatccgatgaagtgagctgtagctcacgaaagcttatgctcaaataaattggttagtctctaaggtgccacaagtactccttttctttttattaatgcaAGTAATTCAATAATAATTCAATGTTTTTAACAGGCATTTATGTGCATATGAACAACACCTGCAATTTCTCTAGCTAGGATACAACTGCAAAGACCTTCATGCTGCAGGAGGAGGACATAAGCTAACCATCAGCTAGGGTCAGGAAGATATCCCCTTCCCGTGTCAGAAATGGGAATTTATGCCTTACTCTGAGGCACTAAGGACAGCTAACTGTAAGTCTCCCCTTGCTGTcttccagtatggcaattccagTTTAGAATTGAGACACCTTGGCAGAGAGAAGAAAATCTGCTCACTGCTTGAGAGGTGGCTGCAGGTAGGGTAACCAGTAGATTTCAGTGCCCACAGCTGTCGAGTCCAGCACCATTCACCAGCACTAAAAATGAGCGTAAACAAACCTATGCAGAGCAACACCACACAGCTACAAGAATGACAACAAAATCCAAATACTGTTCTGCAGATGCATACCTGTTTGTGCCTTTCACTCCAAGGAAAATCTATGCTCACTCCCTGGCCCTTTTCTCCAGCTTTACTTTCAAGATGCAAACACAGCTGCTTGCCATATTCAATGCTTGATCTTCTTCTgcctattttgaacaaaaccaaacctctCTACACCCCTATCTTTAGCTTCTTTCATCAAGTTTCTAAACTTGGTCTTTAAAGCAAAGCTTTCCTGGGTGAAAATTAGGTAAAATATGATGATGGCTGTTTGAAACAAAGTGCACAAAATGAAATCAGCtgagccagtcctcctcctcaTGCCCAGATGCTGATGTAACAGGCACAGCCTTTGACAGCACATAACGAACACGCTCCCACACAAGTACTCTCTTTCTGATTGCTGGTCTCCACTTCGCTGGAGTTCCTCAGAGAATCACTGGGCATCATAACAAAGCCAAGCAAAACCCACAGCAAATAAGCGTTATGCACACACTTTGCTTCCAAAATTTCTGAGGAAACCTGCCTGAAGACCATATCTAAGTTAGTGTTGGCATGAAAACCtcacactttatttttattaaaaaaaaacaaaaaccagctaATTTAAACAGTTGTTAACTTTTTGCCCCTGAAACTGAAAATTTCCTCATTCTTTTGAGCTGTTTAGTCAACTGCCCTAATGAGTGAAATAAAAAGCCAGGACCTCAATGTTTTAATCATGATTCTTGCCTATATGGAAAGCAACAAGGACAGTGCGGGTGCTGCCAGAAACTAAAAAATAATAACATCAGTAATCTTCAagttaaattaattatttgtattttcaaGTTTtgagataaatattttaaaacagtgaaCATCACAATTAGTTTGGTATGCTGAAACAGCAAAGAAACCTACTGATGAATTCATCCAGTTTTCATAGATTTGAACAGGTTAAAAGGAGTCTATGTTAAAAGTTTCAAATGTGTAATAGCAAAAGGCAATACCAAGAGTAATTCATACACAGAGCTCAGTCTAGTCAATTCAGAAACTTCTAGCAGATGGAACTTGTTGCATACAAGGAATAAATCTCCATTTGGGAAGTAAATTCAGGATTCTGCGGCTTGTATGAAGACAGAATCCTTGTTTATTTATTGTCACTTTAAAACTGCAGCTATCACCTGGGCTTGCAGGCTTGTTTATTTCCGTAATTATTAACTACTGAACAGTCTAGGTTTGTACAGGTCAAGTGCAGCTGCCCAGAGCAATCTGTTCAAATCTTCTGTGTACTGGGGGCTGcataaaatgtgcatttttatcTATTTCTGGCATCTCCATCCCAACCCTGTATTTGAAATGGTATAATAGCCAGTCACGTtaattatacatttattttacCTGCATTTAAAAGTGTTATCACACAACTTGCCTCCACGCCAGGCactggctgctctggggcctCATCTGCCCCCCTTATTTGTCACTATCAATGTCCCTTATATATTGTTTTTATGTCGTTAAGCAATTCCAAGGTCCCTGCAGTGGAAAGGGGAGAGCATGTCTGGGATTCACACAGATCCTGGAGACAGTACCTTGCTCGGGTAAGCTGCCAGGTTGGAGATGGGCAGACCTGAGCCCGCTGCTGGCAATAAATAAGTAAGCAATAGACTCAATGTGAAAActtctgcagggagggggaaagttAGATTTTAAATAAACAGAAACCTTCAGGGTGAGCCACACACACCACACCGGACACAAACCCACACCCACAAAAGCAAGGCAATGGAAAGTCAAGCCACGAACAACACACACTCCCTTCTCCTCCGCCCCTGGGCACAACAGTTACTAAccccaccgcccccacccccagcctctgtCCCTGAGGGCTGGGAGGACTGAGCTGGACTGGTGCATCCTCCCACAGCTACAGCCCCTGGTACCCAGCACAGGCTGACAAGCCTTGCCCTCAGGCTCCAcgacacagcccccccccgcGGGGCATGAGGCCCAGAGCCTCCAGGGGCGGcatggggagaaggaagggaatTTGCCACCTGCTCCCAGGGCAGAGAAGATGGGTTGATCTGGTGCCTAAGGGGAGCGGGCATGTAGCCGGAGAGGGGCACCGGGGGAGGGCTACAGGCAGCGCTggccctgccccggggggggCTTTCTCCAAACAGGCCAGGGGGGTCCGGGCCCAGCCCTTCCAGCCCGGAGCGCTCCCCGCCGGCCACAGGCCCGGCTCCTGCCCCTGGGGGGCGCAGGCTGATTGCCCCGGGGCAGGTgtctctcccccggcccggcccggcccgcccggCGCTCACCTGTaccactccagccccttctcgTAGTTCCTGTCGAAGAAGTGGGGCTCGACCCCCACGGCGCGCACGTCGGGGTGCGCCCGGATGGCCTCCAGCAGCGCCCGGGTGCCCCCCTTCTTCACGCCGACGATCAGGGCTTGCGGCAGCCGCTTCTCGCCGTAGTCCGGCGTGGTGCTGCCCGCCCGGCTCAGCTCCTCGTCCGTGGTGCTGGATTCCTGCGGGTCCCTCTCGAAGGCGCCGCTCGGCGCCGCGATCACCTCGCCGGGGGCCAGCGCGGTCCGGAGCCAGGCGGCCGCCGACCCCCCCGGGCGGCTGGCGTTGCTGGCCCGAGTGGGGGGCGCGGGGGTGGCCGGGGAGGCGCGCGGGCCGGCGGGGGAGCGCGGGGCGCTGGGGGCCGGGGAGCCGCGCGGGGCGCTGGGGGCCGGGGAGCCGCGCGGGGCGCTGGGGGCCGGGGAGCCGCGCGGGCCGGCGGGGGAGCCGCGCGGGGCGCTGGGGGCCGGGGAGCCGCGCGGGGCGCTGGGGGCCGGGGAGCCGCGCGGGGCGGCGGGGGAGCCGCGCGGGGCGCTGGGGGCCGGGGAGCCGCGCGGGGCGCTGGGGGCCGGGGAGCCGCGCGGGGCGCTGGGGGCCGGGGAGCCGCGCGGGGCGCTGGGGGCCGGGGAGCCGCGCGGGGCGGCGGGGGAGCGCGGGGCGCCCGGGCCGGTGCCCCCCATCAGGCTGTAGCACAGGTAGGTGAGGCAGAGCGAGAGGGTGCACATGCAGAACAGCCTGCGAGCGGGGGGCCCCTTAGAGCCGCGCCCGCCCTGCGCCccaggctgggcggggggggccaTGGCTGCTCCCCGCTCCTAGCCCCGGGCACCGGGCGCACATGGTGTCAGCCGCCGCCCGGCAGCCCCGTGCGCATGGGGCGCCGCCgccctcccgccccgcagccgccGGGGGGGAGCCCCGCATGGCACAGTCAGCGCGGAGCCCCGCGGTGCCGCCGCCGCCCGCCGGCCGGGCGCATGGGGACCGGCTCCGCGGCGCGGCGCGGCCGGGGACGCTGCGCTCTGGCTCCGCCGCCTCGCACTGTTGCCGCCCGAGTTCCTGCTGCTAAACTTTGTGCCGGGTGGGAGGCGGAGAGCGCGCTCCCGCGTGGGGAGAGCCCGCCCCCGGCACGGGGAGAGCGCGCCTGGCCCCGGCCGCCGGGGCTGGGACCGCGCCGGGCACGGGTGCCgctgggccggggccggggccggggccggggcagcGCGGCCGGAGCCGGCGGGTGCGCTCGGAGCGCCGGGCGCTGGGAATGGAGATGAGGAGCGCGCCCCTTGAGACCTCCCCCATGCAAtccctgctgccccccgcccctcgCAGCACTGGCTCTCCCCTTCCTGCCTTACAATTCTTGTGCCCCACAGCCCCACCTCTCCTGCTGCCCCAGTCTGCCAGCTGTGACCCCCAGCCGCCctacccccactcctcccttcccccactccggccccccagcaccctgccctctgcttctccctgcccccctcccgccccaggccCCCCTCCCCACTACTCCACAGCTTCCCCAAGACTAATCCTTGTCGGCCTTGTGAGGACAGggcctttccccctctcctttgcAGGTTTCTGGGGTGAGTGGCTGTCAGCCCCCATCTTCTGTCGTTGGGGGCTCCAAGCAGGGGCCATGGTGACCCCAAGTCATAGGGGAAAGGAGTCTCCTCTTTCATGAGAGGAGGCTGGGCCCttcccccagagctgggggatTTCCTCTGTGGGGAAAAGCCAAAAGATGGGGGCTAGACTAGGTGAcccctccagccctacatttctatgggcAGGAGAGTCTGTTCCCCCAGGgtagagccccccccccacaacccaggAGCTCCCCTCATCATGACTAAGGAGGCGCCATCTCCCCTGAGG
The Eretmochelys imbricata isolate rEreImb1 chromosome 10, rEreImb1.hap1, whole genome shotgun sequence genome window above contains:
- the HS3ST4 gene encoding heparan sulfate glucosamine 3-O-sulfotransferase 4, with translation MAPPAQPGAQGGRGSKGPPARRLFCMCTLSLCLTYLCYSLMGGTGPGAPRSPAAPRGSPAPSAPRGSPAPSAPRGSPAPSAPRGSPAPSAPRGSPAAPRGSPAPSAPRGSPAPSAPRGSPAGPRGSPAPSAPRGSPAPSAPRGSPAPSAPRSPAGPRASPATPAPPTRASNASRPGGSAAAWLRTALAPGEVIAAPSGAFERDPQESSTTDEELSRAGSTTPDYGEKRLPQALIVGVKKGGTRALLEAIRAHPDVRAVGVEPHFFDRNYEKGLEWYRNVMPKTLDGQITMEKTPSYFVTNEAPKRIHSMAKDTKLIVVVRNPVTRAISDYTQTLSKKPEIPTFEVLAFKNRTLGLIDASWSAIRIGIYALHLENWLQYFPLSQILFVSGERLIIDPAGEMAKVQDFLGLKRIVTEKHFYFNKTKGFPCLKKPEDSSAPRCLGKSKGRTHPKIDPDVIHRLRKFYKPFNVMFYQMTGQDFQWEQEESDK